GGTTCAATACCGATGAAAGGAATATCATAGCTAGCCCGCAACTCGCGAATTGCATTGGTTGTGGCTGTGTTGCAAGCCACGACAACGATTTTGCAACCCAAACTGATGAGTAGGTCGGTATTTTTCTTACTCAACGCCACGATCTCGTTTTTGCTTCGCTGACCGTAGGGGGCATTGGCGCTATCGGCAAGGTAAATGGTGTTCTCATGCGGCAGCAGGCGGTGAATTTCCCGCCAAATACTGGTGCCGCCGACACCTGAATCAAAAACGCCTATGGGTTGCTCGTTCGCCATTGTGGCAAAGGTAAAAAAAGAACCCGGACGTAAAGGTCCGGGTTTGTAGATACTATTGCGTTTCCGAATTAGAATCCGAGGTCTTTCTTTACGTCAGCAGTGATATCCGGACCATCAGCTAATAGCAGGCCGGCCGCATTGAACACGTACTGGAATCCTTTTGCTTTGCCTACTTTCGCGATTGAAGCCTTCACTTTTTCCTCAATCGGTTTCATCAGGTCCGACTCTTTGGTTTGAAGTTCTTTCGCTGCGTTTTGACGGAAGTCGTTGATACGTTTTTCCATATCATCTACTTCCTTACGACGGTCCTCGTTTACTTTATCGCCTACGGTTGTCGCTTCGCGCTCGTACTTTTCGATTTTGGTCTGGTACTCTGTTACCATCGTCTTGAAATCAGCGTCATACGTTTCGCTTAGTTTCTTCAGTTGGTTTTGGGCTTCCAGTACAGCAGGCATCTTTGACATAATTTCCTGTACGTCGATGTGTGCGCACTTTGCCTGAGCTTGAACCATCTGGCTTCCACCAAGGAAAGCAACGGCGGCGATCAGGAACGTTTTCAATTGTTTCATCATTTGAAGATTAAGGTAAATTAAATTTAGCGTTTTTGATTTTTGTGTGTTACGGTTTCGGAGTGGCCGGTGCGTCCGATTCTTCCGGCTTAGCAGCGGGGTCATCTTCTTTCTTGGCGTCCGTTTTCTCTTGTTTCGCCTTTTTATCGGCGTCTGCTTTTGCTTTTCTTTCTTCGAGGGCTTTCTTGCGTTCCTCCAGTGTTTTGTTACGCTTGTCAAGGGCGGCCTGTTGCGCTGCTTTTCGGGCCTGGGCAATGGAGTCGCGTTTGGCGGCTTGTTTTTCCGCCAACGAGGTACGGGCCTCCGCTGCTGCCTCTTTACGGGCTGCCGGGTCTGTTTTCGTGGTTGTACTATCTTTTGACGTTGTAGCGCTAGGTTTGCCGGTGGTCGCCGCTTTTCGTGCCGCATTCCGCTCGTCAACAGCCTGTTGACGTTTTGCAAGGGTTTCCGCTCGTTTGGCTTCAGCTGCGGCCTTGCGGTCAGCTACCTGTTTTTCACGGGCGGCTTTGCGCTCTTCCAGTTGTTTTTGGCGTTCTTCCTGATTAGGATTGGCGTCTTTGAGGTCTTCGTTATACTCGCGAATCTGGTCTTCCTTAAGCTCCTTTTTGCTCTTTTGGCTGCGATTGGCCGCGCGGTTCAAAACACGGATGACCTGGTCACTGATGTCAAATCGTTTCGCAGCGAAAAGCATAGTTAGGTCAGACGATTTATCGAAGATGAAATCGTATTTACGTGCTTCTGCGATGTCCTGCACGGCGTTGAATACCTGATCTTGTATCGGTTGTACGAGTACCGCTTTTTGTGATACCAGTTCGCCTGTAGGGCCAAATTTCTTTTGTTGGAAATCGGCAAGCTCCGTTTCAAGAAAGGTTATTTCTTCTTCGCGTTCCTCGATAAGTTCTTTTGTAAGTAGGGGACGTTCTGTTTTCAGCACATCTTTCAGCCGCGCAATTTCATTCTTCTTGGTGTCGGCCTCCTGTTTCCATTTTTGTGCCTTTTGTTCGAGTTGGTTGAGGGCTTCAGCGTAGTCGGAGACATTTTGAAGAATATAATTCATGTCGATATAGCCGACCCGTATACCACGCGCTGATTGAGCCTTCCCGGGAACGGCCATCGCCAGCAGAAACAAAAGAGCGAAAAGATGTCTGTTCATACTATTTTTTTAAGTCCGTCATCAGAACTGTTGTCCGATGATGAAATGCGTTTCCCAACCATTAGGTCGTGTGTTGTTCGTCAGGTTCGGCGCGGCATCGAAGCCGTATCCGAAATCGATACCCAACAGACCGAACGCAGGCATGAATACCCGTAGCCCGAATCCGGCTGATCGCTGCAATACAAACGGATTGTACTCACCGAACGTATTGTAACCTGCACCTGCCTCTGCGAAGGTCAACGCGTAAATCGACGCCGACTGCTTCAGGGTTAACGGGTAGCGGAGTTCGAACGAAAACTTGTTGTAAATCGTCGCCCCCTGTTGCGCCCCGTAATTGGAACTCGTACGGTCGGTGATGAATGGCGTCAACGACTGGTTCGGATATCCTCTCAGCTGTATCGTTTCCCGACCGTCCTGCGTAAAATTCGCAAGTCCGTCACCACCGAGGTAGAATCGTTCAAACGGAACCAGGCCGCGATTATTGTCATAGGCACCCAGGAATCCGAACTCACCCAATGAACGGAAAACGAATTTACCAAAAATCTGTGTATACCAATCGGCCTTGAACTTAATTTTGTAGTATTCAAGCCAATTGAATTTCTTTTGCTCGAGTTTCGCGTCACTTGCACTTGCACTTGCATAGTCACTTCCGACGGATTCATAGGTGACGGAGTTGTTGTTGTCGCGGACGATCTTGACATAGTCGGTTTCGTTCACATTCCCACCACCTTCGGTCGTTACAGTACCTCCGGCTTTGGTCACCTCATACGCCTGTAGTTTGTATTCGCGCTGGTTGCCGAGGTTTTTATAATCCACGCCATTGAACAGCGAGTACGGAGGCGTAAACTTGGCGGATACACTAAACTCGGAGCCTCTCGTAGGGAAGATCGGGTTGATGGCTTTACTGTTTCGCGTAAGGCTGACAATGTAAGCGAAGTTACGCGACGAGCCATCGAAACTGAATACCTGGTAGTTATCCTGGTTGTAGTATTGAAAGTTCAATCCCTGTGACAGAATAAAGTAGTTATCCGGTGCCGTCAGTTTCTTCGCAATACCCACGTTCAGTGAGATAATGCTGAAACTGCGGTCGCGGTTCACACGATTGGTGAAGCCGGATGTCGAAGAATAGGCGTTCAGGTATTGCTTACTATAAGCAAGTGACGTGCTGAAACTAACCGGCTTGCGTCCTCCGAACCATGGCTCTGAAAACGAAAGGCTGTAGGTTTGGAAGAAGCTGCTTCCCTGAAGACGAAGCGATACCTTCTGCCCGTCTCCCATCGGTAGGGGCTTATAGGCGTCTTTCTTGAAGATGTCTTTCATTGCAAAGTTGTTGAACGAAAGGCCCAATGTTCCGATGAAACCGCCGCCGCCATAGCCGCCCTGTAGTTCAATCTGGCTGGATCCTTTCTCGACAACATTGTACTCAATATCTACGGTTCCCGCAGCAGCATCCACATTTTTGAACTTCGGCTCAATCGCTTCCGGATCGAAGAAGCCCAATGCACCGATTTCACGTATGGAGCGAACGAGGTCTTCCTTACTGTATTTCTGTCCCGGTTTGGTATACAATTCGCGGTAAATGACCTTGTCATTCGTCTTGTCGTTACCCACTACCGTGATTTTATTGAAATACGCGACCGGTCCTTCCATCACACGGATTTCGAAATCGATAGTGTCATTATAGGTGCGTGTTTCTACTGCATTTACCTGAGAGAACAGATAACCGCTGTTCTGGTATAAGTTGGTGATGTCGTTGGCATCCGGGTCGGATTTGTCCGCGATTTTCTTCTGGAGGAGTACACTATTATAGGTGTCGCCTTTTTTGATGCCCAGGATACGGTTCAATACTTCATCCGAATACACCGAATTTCCGAGGAACTTAATGTTTCCGAAGTAGTATTTGTTACCTTCCTCTACGTTGATTTTAATGGCGAGGCGGTTTCGGTCTTTGTCAAACGACACGGTATCACTCACCACCCGTGCATCGCGGTAGCCTTTTTCGCCATACTTCGAAATGAGCGTTTCAAGGTCTTCCTGGTATTTTTCGCGTATAAATTTCGAGCGTTTGAAAATCCGGATTGGGTTGATTTGCTTGGTGTTTTTCATCGCCTTCCGGAGCTTTCCATCCGAAAGTTGCTTATTTCCTTCGAACTCAATGTGGGAAATCTTGATTTTCTGCCCACGGTCGATGCGGACCACCATATTCACATTCCCCGTGCTGTCCGCAACGGTATTGTTGATTGCGACTTTTGCATTGTAAAAGCCGTCTTTCTTGTATTTGTTTTCGAAGTAGTTCTTGGTCGTCGTAATGAAGTTCTCGTTTACCACCTTACCCTTCGTCAGCTCGGCTTCTTTGATCAGTTCTTCCGCTTTGTTTTTACGGACGCCGGTAATCTTGACATCGTTCAGTTTAGGGAGCTCATACATATTCAGTTCAAGCCAGATGCTGTCGCCTTCAATTTTGTTGACATAGAAATCAATGTCACTGAAGAGCCCGAGATTTCCGAGTTTCTTCACCGCATTGGCGATTTCCTCTCCGGGGACGGTAATCGATTTGCCCTTTTGCAGACCGGACACCGTTACGATGGCCTGTTTGCTGAAGGATACTTTCCCGGTCACGTTGACATCGGCTAATATATAGGAAGAACCCTGGTCGAACGGCAACCGCTCCTGGGCGTTGACCCGAAGTGTGTTTCCGAAAAGGAGGAACGCAATGAACAGCGCCATCCTCAGAATAGGTGCTGTTTTATTGTATTTGTTCACTTGTTTTCCCGAATCTGCGTTCTCTTTTCTGATAACTGACAATAGCGGCATATAAATCATGTTCTGTAAAATCCGGCCACAAGACATCCGTAAAGTAAAACTCCGCATAGGCAATCTGCCACAACAGGAAATTACTGATCCGATGCTCGCCGCTCGTGCGTATCACCAGGTCTACGTCCGGTAAATTTCGCGTGTAAAGATGCTGATTAATAATTGATTCATCAACAGCGTCTACCTCAATTATATTATTTTTAACTTTGAAAGCAATCTCCCTCGCAGCCCGCGCCAACTCTTCCCTTGAGCCATAACTAAGGGCTACGGTGACGGTCATTTTAGTGTTGTTTTTCAATTTCTCCACAACCTCTTCCAGTTCGGTCCGAACGCGTTTCGGAAGCCGTTCAAGGTTTCCGATGGTCTCCAACCGGATCTCATTTTCCATGAAGCTCTTGTATTCTTTTCGAAGCGAAGAGATCAGAAGTTTCATCAAGACATCGACTTCCGCTTTGGGGCGGTTCCAGTTTTCGGTCGAGAAGGCGTAAAGGGTAAGGTTTTTGATACCGATACGACCGCAGGTTTCGATTGTGGTTCGTACCGATTTGGTACCGTGCTCGTGACCGAGCGTACGGAGCATGCCGCGTTGTTTGGCCCAACGGCCATTGCCGTCCATAATGATGGCAATATGCTGGGGAAGGTTGTCTTTGTCTATAGTGTCGGGCAGCTGCATGCTTACTGGGGGCAGAAACACGGGTTGTTGCCGAACGTATAGGTCAGCGTAAAACCGGTGAATACATACCAATCTTTATTCTTATAATTGCCAAATTTGAATCCTGCGTAGTCCTCGTTCTCCGGGTTACTGCCGTCCAGGTCGTCAACGAACGTGAAACGCGCACCCACTTCAAAGCCTAGCACGAGGTGGTGCGTGATGTTCGACTTAACGCCCAAAACCATCGGCAGTGCCATCACATTCCGTTTCCCATCGCTTTCCGTACGGCCATTCTCTATGTAGAGCGAGCTGTAACGGAAGTAGCTCAGTCCGCTATACACATACGGCGTAAACTGCTGGCGCAGGGCGTGGGTGTCGAAATCAAAGAAATCGAACTCAAGCCCCGCCGAGAATTCGTCGACCGTGTTCGAGAACTTATAGCCGCGCTGGTTCCGGTTGGGTGCATCCGAATCGGCGTCGTCCGCACTCACTTCGGCGTGGATGAATGAGGCCCTCCAGGAATGTCTCGGACTTTTATTCCATTTGAAAATACCGCCGAACGCGAGATCATTGGGCTTGATGTAATTCGTGGCGCCCACATCGCTGATGACGTTCGAACCGCCCACGAAAAGCCCCACTTCATAAATCTGCGCATGAAGTCCGGAAGTAACCAACAACAAAATAAAGGCCCTGAGGATCCTTCCCATAGGATTCAAAATAGCGTGCAAATATAACAATTAAGATGTGTAGTAAGTGCCCGCTTCGTTAAAACACCTGAATTAAGTGGCAAACCGAGGGCAGGCGCCCCTGACAACACTTCCTAAAACGCGATATAACAGGGAATCGTATTTTGGGAACCTATATAATATAGGTGTCAGCCTTCGTCAATTGCGACGGTCTTCGCCCCACAGCAGTTTTTTTCGCAGGGTCTTCAGGAAAGTCTCACCCGGAATTTCGGCCATCCGGATGGTGAAGCCGGCTTTGCGCACGGTCAATACCGACTCATTCGTAACGGTCGTAATACGCGAGTCGAGTGACACCAGGTACTGTTCCTCACGGCCGCTCACCCGAAACCGCACTTCGACGTTGTCTGGAATCACCAAAGGCCGCGCATTGAGATTATGCGGCGCAATCGGCGTAATCACCAGGCTTTGCGTTTCCGGCGTCAGGATCGGCCCACCGCAACTTAGCGAGTAGCCCGTAGAGCCCGTCGGTGTGGCCAGGATGAGTCCGTCTGCCCAATACGCGTTCAGGAACTCCCCATTCAGCCACGTTTCGATCGTAATCATCGAAGTCGTGTCTTTCCGGCTTACCGACACCTCGTTCAGGGCGAAATTGATGTCGGTCAGTCCCTGGTTGGCCGGTTCGGAGTGTACCTCTAGCACCGAGCGCTCTGAAATCGTATAATTCCGGTCGACCACATACTGCAGGAATTCCGCAATGTTGTCTTTTTGCACCGACGCGAGGAAGCCCAGGCGACCCGCATTTACGCCCAGTATCGGAATCCTCGAATCCCGCACCAAAGCCGCCGCCCTCAGGATGGTGCCATCGCCGCCGATGCTAATCAGCAAATCAAACGATTCGTCCAATTCGGCATGCGACGTAAAGGTCCGATACGGTTTCCGAACAAGTTCTTTCTCGTATAGCAATTGCAGGAACTGCGCCTCTATCACCATTTCCACCCCATTGCCATTGAAGAACAGGAAGATATCCCGTATGATCGGTTCGGTAGAGTTTTGGTAGTATTGACCGTAGATGGCGACTTTCATGGTAATTAGCGGATTAGCGAATGGGGAAATTAGCGAATGGAAGCACGTCCGGATAGACCCTGTCCGCGTTTTGGAAAATCACCCCATGTCGCATTTGTGACGAATGACGCGCGTTGTGGCTGGATAGAGCGGCTGCGGTTTTTTTGAGAGGATGGATGCCCTTCCTACTGCGCTCCCCTCCATCATTCGCTAATTCGCTCATCATCTCATTCGCTAATTAAATATTCAGGTACCGATCCAAATAATCCGACCGCTCCCGCAAATTGTTCAGGTAATTGTCTTCGTCATGGTGCGAAATCACCTCATAATCATAACGACGGAACGTCTGGATGATCTCGTTGATGCTTCCGGCACCGGTTTTCACCGTCGCCTGCACGGTGTCTACGGTCGCTTTCGAAACGAAACAGCCGAGCAGTCGGCCATTGTTGCCCTCCACGATCTGCACCACCTGCGCCATTGAGAAGTCGACCAGCGGTTTTTCCACGATGATGATACCGCCCGGTTCTTTCAAAAACGGCGTTTCGTTGAAGAAGCGAATGACTTCCGCCAGTTCATAATAGCCGACATATTGGTTCTTGTCGTCGAGCACCGGCGTGACATTGGTTTCGTTGCGTGCAAATACTTCCATCACGTCAAACCACGTCATGTTCGTACGGGCGAAGAAACCCTCCAATGCAAAACGGTAGTCGCCCGCCGTTTTCGTCAGGTCAAAGGTTTCGACGTCTTCACTGGCCAAACTGCCGATATACACGCCTTCTTCCGTTACCGGGAAGTGGGAAAATTCGACTTCAGCAAAAAAATCCTGCATGCTGCCCACCGTCTCACGGCTGTCGATCGGGCGGAAATCGCGGTTGATGAAATCCGTAATTTCACTCATGGTTC
This genomic interval from Flavobacterium sp. HJ-32-4 contains the following:
- a CDS encoding OmpH family outer membrane protein — encoded protein: MKQLKTFLIAAVAFLGGSQMVQAQAKCAHIDVQEIMSKMPAVLEAQNQLKKLSETYDADFKTMVTEYQTKIEKYEREATTVGDKVNEDRRKEVDDMEKRINDFRQNAAKELQTKESDLMKPIEEKVKASIAKVGKAKGFQYVFNAAGLLLADGPDITADVKKDLGF
- a CDS encoding OmpH family outer membrane protein, with the translated sequence MNRHLFALLFLLAMAVPGKAQSARGIRVGYIDMNYILQNVSDYAEALNQLEQKAQKWKQEADTKKNEIARLKDVLKTERPLLTKELIEEREEEITFLETELADFQQKKFGPTGELVSQKAVLVQPIQDQVFNAVQDIAEARKYDFIFDKSSDLTMLFAAKRFDISDQVIRVLNRAANRSQKSKKELKEDQIREYNEDLKDANPNQEERQKQLEERKAAREKQVADRKAAAEAKRAETLAKRQQAVDERNAARKAATTGKPSATTSKDSTTTKTDPAARKEAAAEARTSLAEKQAAKRDSIAQARKAAQQAALDKRNKTLEERKKALEERKAKADADKKAKQEKTDAKKEDDPAAKPEESDAPATPKP
- a CDS encoding outer membrane protein assembly factor; the protein is MPLLSVIRKENADSGKQVNKYNKTAPILRMALFIAFLLFGNTLRVNAQERLPFDQGSSYILADVNVTGKVSFSKQAIVTVSGLQKGKSITVPGEEIANAVKKLGNLGLFSDIDFYVNKIEGDSIWLELNMYELPKLNDVKITGVRKNKAEELIKEAELTKGKVVNENFITTTKNYFENKYKKDGFYNAKVAINNTVADSTGNVNMVVRIDRGQKIKISHIEFEGNKQLSDGKLRKAMKNTKQINPIRIFKRSKFIREKYQEDLETLISKYGEKGYRDARVVSDTVSFDKDRNRLAIKINVEEGNKYYFGNIKFLGNSVYSDEVLNRILGIKKGDTYNSVLLQKKIADKSDPDANDITNLYQNSGYLFSQVNAVETRTYNDTIDFEIRVMEGPVAYFNKITVVGNDKTNDKVIYRELYTKPGQKYSKEDLVRSIREIGALGFFDPEAIEPKFKNVDAAAGTVDIEYNVVEKGSSQIELQGGYGGGGFIGTLGLSFNNFAMKDIFKKDAYKPLPMGDGQKVSLRLQGSSFFQTYSLSFSEPWFGGRKPVSFSTSLAYSKQYLNAYSSTSGFTNRVNRDRSFSIISLNVGIAKKLTAPDNYFILSQGLNFQYYNQDNYQVFSFDGSSRNFAYIVSLTRNSKAINPIFPTRGSEFSVSAKFTPPYSLFNGVDYKNLGNQREYKLQAYEVTKAGGTVTTEGGGNVNETDYVKIVRDNNNSVTYESVGSDYASASASDAKLEQKKFNWLEYYKIKFKADWYTQIFGKFVFRSLGEFGFLGAYDNNRGLVPFERFYLGGDGLANFTQDGRETIQLRGYPNQSLTPFITDRTSSNYGAQQGATIYNKFSFELRYPLTLKQSASIYALTFAEAGAGYNTFGEYNPFVLQRSAGFGLRVFMPAFGLLGIDFGYGFDAAPNLTNNTRPNGWETHFIIGQQF
- a CDS encoding isoprenyl transferase gives rise to the protein MQLPDTIDKDNLPQHIAIIMDGNGRWAKQRGMLRTLGHEHGTKSVRTTIETCGRIGIKNLTLYAFSTENWNRPKAEVDVLMKLLISSLRKEYKSFMENEIRLETIGNLERLPKRVRTELEEVVEKLKNNTKMTVTVALSYGSREELARAAREIAFKVKNNIIEVDAVDESIINQHLYTRNLPDVDLVIRTSGEHRISNFLLWQIAYAEFYFTDVLWPDFTEHDLYAAIVSYQKRERRFGKTSEQIQ
- a CDS encoding DUF6089 family protein; the protein is MGRILRAFILLLVTSGLHAQIYEVGLFVGGSNVISDVGATNYIKPNDLAFGGIFKWNKSPRHSWRASFIHAEVSADDADSDAPNRNQRGYKFSNTVDEFSAGLEFDFFDFDTHALRQQFTPYVYSGLSYFRYSSLYIENGRTESDGKRNVMALPMVLGVKSNITHHLVLGFEVGARFTFVDDLDGSNPENEDYAGFKFGNYKNKDWYVFTGFTLTYTFGNNPCFCPQ
- a CDS encoding NAD kinase, with the protein product MKVAIYGQYYQNSTEPIIRDIFLFFNGNGVEMVIEAQFLQLLYEKELVRKPYRTFTSHAELDESFDLLISIGGDGTILRAAALVRDSRIPILGVNAGRLGFLASVQKDNIAEFLQYVVDRNYTISERSVLEVHSEPANQGLTDINFALNEVSVSRKDTTSMITIETWLNGEFLNAYWADGLILATPTGSTGYSLSCGGPILTPETQSLVITPIAPHNLNARPLVIPDNVEVRFRVSGREEQYLVSLDSRITTVTNESVLTVRKAGFTIRMAEIPGETFLKTLRKKLLWGEDRRN
- a CDS encoding CBS domain-containing protein; its protein translation is MSEITDFINRDFRPIDSRETVGSMQDFFAEVEFSHFPVTEEGVYIGSLASEDVETFDLTKTAGDYRFALEGFFARTNMTWFDVMEVFARNETNVTPVLDDKNQYVGYYELAEVIRFFNETPFLKEPGGIIIVEKPLVDFSMAQVVQIVEGNNGRLLGCFVSKATVDTVQATVKTGAGSINEIIQTFRRYDYEVISHHDEDNYLNNLRERSDYLDRYLNI